Proteins from a single region of Alphaproteobacteria bacterium LSUCC0719:
- a CDS encoding histidine phosphatase family protein, with amino-acid sequence MARITLFRHAKAENPDLHTADIDRVLAWRGRRNAARMGRFIGDRGMLPNLIIVSTAARTRETYQLASADWPDIPVMFLDSIYEASATTLMTAIEAHGAACERVMVIGHNPGLVVLLHNLVEAPPAGVNMYYFPTSCVADIGFDVPHIRDIEPESGRLLSLIRVRELTTDG; translated from the coding sequence ATGGCGCGTATCACACTATTTCGGCATGCCAAGGCCGAGAACCCCGATCTGCACACAGCGGATATCGATCGTGTTCTGGCATGGCGCGGGCGTCGCAACGCTGCACGGATGGGACGGTTCATCGGTGACAGGGGGATGCTGCCCAACCTGATCATCGTATCGACGGCGGCGCGCACGCGGGAGACCTACCAGCTGGCATCCGCCGACTGGCCCGATATTCCCGTGATGTTTCTCGACAGTATCTATGAGGCCAGCGCCACGACATTGATGACCGCGATTGAAGCGCATGGCGCGGCGTGCGAACGGGTGATGGTAATTGGCCACAATCCCGGACTTGTCGTGCTTCTTCACAACCTTGTCGAAGCGCCGCCAGCAGGCGTCAACATGTACTACTTTCCAACAAGCTGTGTTGCCGATATTGGCTTCGACGTGCCGCATATCCGCGATATCGAACCGGAGTCGGGACGGCTGCTGTCCCTGATCCGGGTGCGTGAACTGACCACAGACGGCTGA